DNA sequence from the Diorhabda sublineata isolate icDioSubl1.1 chromosome 6, icDioSubl1.1, whole genome shotgun sequence genome:
AGGCAATTCTACAATCATGGCAtagagaagttagagaagcgtatGAATTATTGGATTGCTCTTGAAGAATATTCATTATCATCTATCAGCCATCTTCCATCCACTGCTGGATATAGGCCTCCTCCAGTTTAAATCTATCTCTATCTTGAGTTGTATGTATccaatttcctacaattttctttacatcgtCACTCCATCTTGTTGGCGGCCTGCCTCTACTTCTCTTATCCATTCTTGGCCTCCACTCCAATATTCTTTTCGTCCATCTATTATCCGTCATTCGGGCTACATGGCCTgcccatttccatttcttttgggctataatttcaataatgtccttaacgtttgttcttcttcttatgtTCTCATTTGTAATTCTATCCCTTCTCGTAATTCCCAACATTGCCCTTTCCATTGTCCGTTGCGCCACTCTCATCTTTCCTGCAGTTTGTCTCGTGAGGGTAAGCGTCTCTGCCCCATAGGATATCACAGGCATAACACACTGCTCATATACTTTTCTCTTTAGGCTTATTGGTAAGTCTGATTTCAAGGTACTACTCAACTTGCCAAAAGCTATCCATCCTAACTGTATTCGACGCTTTATCTCACACGTTTGGTTATATCTTCCTATCCTCACTTCATGGCCtagatatttatagttatatactTGCGCTATCTCACCTCCATCGATAATTATGTTATCATTTGTTACCAGATTTGTCATAAATTTGGTTTTGTCTAGATTTATTTCTAGGCCAACATTCATTGTGGTTCTTTTCAAATCCGTGGCCATCTGCCGAGCGTCTTGTATATTGTCGATGATTATGACGATATCGTCTGCGAAACGCAGGTGGTTTAGATACTCACCGTCGATATTTATACCTTTCCCTTCccagtttaattttttgaaagagtaTTCCAACACACATGTGAAGAGCTTAGGAGAGATAGTATCTTCTTGTCTAATCCCGCGTCCTACATGTATCTTATTTGTTGGTTCGTGGAGGTTTACATTTAGAGTTGCGTTTTCATATATGTGTTTAATGAGCTTTGCGTACCTGTAGTCTATCCTACATTGTTGCAGGGCTGATAAAATTGCTGGAAGTTCAACTGTGTCAAACGCCTTTCTAAAATCGACAAATATCATTACGAGGGGCCTATTATATTCTATCGATTTTTCTATCAGTATCTTAATCGTTTGCAAATGGTCGTTTGTTCCATATCCTATTCTGAACCCCGCCTGTTCTCTGGGCTGATAAAAGTCTAACTTTCGTTCCAAGCGTTTCGTTACGATCTTAGTGAACCATTTAAAAAGGTGAGAGAGCAAGCTTATAGGTCTATAGTTTTCAAGGTTCGTTATATCTCCTTTTTTGTGGATGAGAATTATCGTCGCATTTCTCCACTTTTCCGGGATTTCCCCCTTTTGTAGACATAGATTGAAGAGGGagattatttcttttaaaagtttctcaCCCCCAACTTTGACAGCTTCTATCACAATTTGGTCTTCTCTTGCcgctttcttgtttttcatttccgTTAGGGCATTTTTTGACTCTTCAATTGTTATTTCGGGTACAAGTTCTGAACCTTGGTTTacgaatttcattttattttctgtgATATTTAATTCTTCTCTTCTGCTCCTATATAGTTCCTTGTAGAATTCTTCTACAATTTTTACCAATTCTCTCCtattgtttgtttcttttttgttgttatccTTGAGTTTGACGATTTCTTTTTTCCCATCAGCTAGACTCCTTCTAAGTACCTTCATACTTTTATTTCCTTCGATTACTTGTCTGGTTTTTTCTGTGTTATATTTCCTTAAATCTTTCCGTATTTCTTTTGAAGTACTCTTATTTAGTGTTCTTATTTCGCTTGTATCTTCCTTTTGTTGTTCTACTAGAAGTCTTCTTTGTCTAATTAGATCTTTTGtatatttgcttattttttcttctttatttccatCACTTTTACAGTATTTTTGTTGTGCTTTTAATATTGTTCCAgtgatttcttcatttaatatgtttatgtcTAGTGACTGGTTCGTGTTCAGGGATTCAGTTAAGAAAGTATTATACGCATCAACATCTTCTGGGGTCTCCCActttatttgttgtttctttcttatcattttttgtCGTTCATTTCTGGCGTTTACTCTTACAGTTGCTCTTACAGCTCTATGATCATTCCCTATACCGAATTTATTTAGAACTGTAACATCTGTGACAAATCTTTTCCGCGTCgtgataaaaaagtttatttcattttttgttcttcCATTTGGGTTTACCCAAGTCCATCGTCTATGCAATTTCTTTTGAAAGAAGCTGTTCATTACATATAACTTTTGATTGTGCAGGAAATCTATCAATGTCTGTCCTCTCTCATTTCGACCATCTATTCCAAAGCTTCCAATTGCCACCTCCGACATATCtgtttgttttccaattttggCGTTAAAGTCCCCcataataaaagtatagtaGCATCGATTCTCTTTAAGTGCTATTTCTATGTCACCATAGAAGATGTTAACTTCCTCATCTGTGTAGGCTGTCGTAGGAGCGTatacttgaataattttaatttcatacctTTTACTTATGGAAAGTGTTATAATATGTATATGCCACTCTGTCTGATATAGTCTTTAGAGTGACTATTGATTTTTCAAGTCGTTTGTTTATTAAGAATCCTATACCACCGTCAGGGCTGTTGggattttcattttgataaaagagATGTCCGGACTTCAATTTAAGAAGTtgttcttcttttcttcttgtTTCACATAAACCGATTATATCCCAGCTTATGTCCTTAATCTCCTCTTCCATTTCTAGAAGTTTACTACTTGACGATAATGTTCTTACATTGTAGGTTATGATTTTAAAGATCTTAGTGTTTCTACTTTATTTGCTGGTCGGTTTTTTGTCCTCCCCAGAATCCACGGGACTGACTAAAGTTTCTTCAGCACAAGATTTTGGACGATCTATCCTACTTGCCTGGGGTCGTTCcgtaattgttttaaaactcGACATAACTTTGAGGGTTTTTTGGCAAACACTTTCGTTTGGATGTAAAGTTGTCTCAGTTTGCACATCTTTACATCACTGGGAGTTCAAACTTATCTCATTTTACActtttatagatataataataataggtatttaaattcaatataaactatataagtattttttgttacaatcTGTAAATGCgcacatttcaaatatatttctattcttTCATGGATAATTCATCACcctgaaaaaattatcaattatcagtGAATTTATGGAATGCCAAGAAAATGAgtcttacaattttttgttgaactGATAATTACCAACATAATCCTTTTCATCTACGCAACCTACAGGGATATGTACTTGGTAAACAATGGAAAATATCCATGATTGGttatatttatttgtcaaaTTGAACTAATATGAATTCTTCggaaaaattatctttatacCTAAATTTGactattctcattattttcgaATGCAGATTTCTTGGAATATTTTAGTGGTTCAAAACTGGTTAAAAATTGTTCTTATGcgcaattataatttattatacgtACTTCCCAAATGAACTATATATGATGTAATCTATAATTCGtttcgtaaaattttttacaagacAAATCTCCATTATTTGCTTAAACGAATTAACATAACAATAAGCCGACCAGACTCTCAAAGATACAACATTTCTGTATTTCAACTACCATTGTTACGAAATATTGAGTCACTAACTAACAAAACAATATGTCCTAGTTCACatgttatatttacaaatttttaatttagtacaTACACACAATATTCATTCTACCAAATGCTTTCAACTCCCagataattatcattattacatACTCTTGATAAAGTTGCCGTGTTATATACTGAATGTTTTTTAATTAGGTATAGAAAAGTATCACAtcctaaatttttttaaaatatcttcgTAATACTGTTATATTTAGTCATGAGTGAATTATCGTTCAATTCTATTTTGTTCAAGTACTCAATATAGTTTTGATCCGTCCCCAACACTGATATACCGGAGCGATTTTTAAGGAAAGTAAAACAAAACTAGAGAATTGTAATCCCgatagaaaatcaaattaaattcaaagaaaatgtaCTTCTAGATGTGTTCAGATAAAAAAGGAGATATTTAGTTTGGTTTTGACGGTTCAGCAATGTatttaatacataattttttcgatttgttTTATGGATCTTTGCGTTTGGTTTGTGATTTTCGTAATCAATTTTAGTATTTTGCatccattattattaaatttttgataaactgaGGGAGATGACTTGTTGACCGCTATTCGAGGTGTCAAAAggttattttgaatatgtttgatTGTCTAAGACAAGAGCATAGAGATCATCAGAAATTTCTATTATCAAACGGATTCAAAAATTAACTTCAATTTCATAATCTACAATATTCTGCTATTGTTCATGTGAGAGATGTTATAGATCATACACTAAAACGAGATAACCGAAAACTGTTAAAAGTTTACATGTGACCAAAGATGTGATTCGACGAATAGTGTATGAATGTACGTCTTTAGAATGTTATTAAGATTTGTTGGATTCTGTTCTACCGATTGGAGTATTTTATTTGTGACGGAATCATCCACGTAGACTTTTGTTAACAACGTGCTATACCAGCTTCCTTGTAGCTGAAGAGCAGTAATATTTCTACCTGTATCAACTAGCAATGTGACAGAAGACCTAAGTTGTATAGATTTACATTTGGTAACTTTGTTTTCCCATATCGCTGTTCTAAAAGAACAATGACACAACTGGTAAAACAGATATTTTCCAGGAGACCAGAAGAGAGAAAAGATTTGAAATacttattatgaaaataaatcaagtgACTGAAAATATTGACAGATGTGAAGGTataacacatatttttttagttggaattgaacaatattaatttgtaaCCCTAATTCTCAATTTTTACTCAATTATGTCAATgttcttttcaattttgatgcgtaactttt
Encoded proteins:
- the LOC130445872 gene encoding uncharacterized protein LOC130445872 translates to MEEEIKDISWDIIGLCETRRKEEQLLKLKSGHLFYQNENPNSPDGVYAPTTAYTDEEVNIFYGDIEIALKENRCYYTFIMGDFNAKIGKQTDMSEVAIGSFGIDGRNERGQTLIDFLHNQKLYVMNSFFQKKLHRRWTWVNPNGRTKNEINFFITTRKRFVTDVTVLNKFGIGNDHRAVRATVRVNARNERQKMIRKKQQIKWETPEDVDAYNTFLTESLNTNQSLDINILNEEITGTILKAQQKYCKSDGNKEEKISKYTKDLIRQRRLLVEQQKEDTSEIRTLNKSTSKEIRKDLRKYNTEKTRQVIEGNKSMKVLRRSLADGKKEIVKLKDNNKKETNNRRELVKIVEEFYKELYRSRREELNITENKMKFVNQGSELVPEITIEESKNALTEMKNKKAAREDQIVIEAVKVGGEKLLKEIISLFNLCLQKGEIPEKWRNATIILIHKKGDITNLENYRPISLLSHLFKWFTKIVTKRLERKLDFYQPREQAGFRIGYGTNDHLQTIKILIEKSIEYNRPLVMIFVDFRKAFDTVELPAILSALQQCRIDYRYAKLIKHIYENATLNVNLHEPTNKIHVGRGIRQEDTISPKLFTCVLEYSFKKLNWEGKGINIDAQKKWKWAGHVARMTDNRWTKRILEWRPRMDKRSRGRPPTRWSDDVKKIVGNWIHTTQDRDRFKLEEAYIQQWMEDG